The nucleotide window AAGGCTGCGCAGAGGTAGTGGAAGTAGGAGAGCTTGTCAAGGATTTCAAACCGGGAGACCGTGTCCTGGTTCCTGCCATCACTCCCGACTGGAACTCATTGGAGGCACAGGCCGGCTATTCCATGCATTCAGGAGGCATGCTGGCAGGCTGGAAGTTCTCCAACTTCAAGGATGGCGTGTTCTCAGAATTTTTCCATGTGAACGATGCGGACGGAAATCTGGCTCTGCTTCCGGACAATATCAATACGGTGGACGCGTGCATGCTCTCTGACATGGTCCCCACCGGGTTCCATGGCGTCGAGCTGGCAGACGTACAGTTTGGAGATACCGTTTTAGTGATCGGGATCGGTCCCGTAGGCCTGATGTCCGTAGCGGGAGCGAATTTCCGCGGCGCCGCCAGGATCATCGCGGTCGGCACCAGGCCCGTTTGTGTGGAAGCGGCCAAGGGATATGGAGCGACAGATTTTGTCAGCTATAAAAACGGACCGATCGCTGAGCAGGTGCTGGAGATGACCGGCGGCAAGGGCGTGGACAAGGTCGTGATCGCGGGAGGCAGTGTAAAGACCTTTTCAGAAGCGGTCAAGTGCCTGAAACCCGGCGGAAAAATTGGCAATGTCAATTACCTGGGTTCCGGTGAAGTGATCGATATCCCTCGTGTTGAATGGGGCGTGGGCATGGGCCACAAGCAGATCAACGGCGGATTGATGCCGGGCGGACGCCTGCGTATGGAGAAGCTGGGAGCGCTGGTTTCATCCGGGAAGCTGGATCTTTCACCTCTGAGCACCCATGTGTTTGAGGGCTGGGAGCATGTGGAAGAGGCGCTGTTCCTGATGAGAGACAAGCCTGCCGATCTGATCAAACCGGTCGTAAAAATCGAAGACTGATGAACATGGCCCAGTGCACTGCATTGGGCCTTATGTTTCTCCGGAGAGAGGCGCTGTCTCATTCCGGGTACAGGAAATAATAGAAAAGGTAAGGGAATCAGCTCATGAAGATACTTGTGATATCCGGTTTTCTGGGAGCGGGGAAGACTACTTTTATTAAAGCATTGGCAAAGCATACGGGTAAGGATTTTGCGATCCTGGAAAATGAATACGGTTCCGTTGGGGTCGACGGCGATACGCTCAAAGACAGTATGGATGCGGGAAATGTCAACATTTGGGAGATGGCAGAAGGGTGTATCTGCTGTTCTATGAAGGGAGACTTTACGGCCTCTGTCCTGACCATCGCCAATACGGTGGATCCGGAATATCTGGTGATAGAGCCCACAGGGGTGGGTATGCTGAGCAATATCATACAGAGTCTCCAGGAAATCGAATATGAAAGGATTTCACTGCTGGCGCCCGTCACCATAGTGGACGGGCACAGCTATGAGCGTTACCGCCGGGAGTTTCCGGAGCTTTATAGGGATCAGATCGCATCCGCCCGTACTATAGTCGCGTCCAAGATGGAACAGGCAGATGCAGAGGAAAGAAAAGTTCTGGGAAAGAAGCTTAGAGAATGGAATCCGGATGCTCTGATAGTCACAGAGCATTACAGCGGTATGAGTTCGGATTGGTGGAACAGACTGCTGGAGTCAGGCTATGACGGACAGGTCCTGAAGGATGCGGGAGCGAACACAGAGGGGATGCCGGATACATTTTCTCTGAACGGTGTCTCCCTGGAAAGTCCGGAAAGGCTGATCCTTTTAATGGAGCAGATCGTCTATGGACAGTTTGGCGACATTTTCCGGGCCAAGGGACACCTGCGGGCCGGCGGCCGGATGTTTAGGTTTGATGTGGCGGACGGCCAGTATTCGGTAATGGATATGGATACGGATCAGGAAGGGAAAGCCGTATTTATCGGCAATGATATCAGCCGGCAGAAGCTGCGCCGGGTTTTTTTCAGGAGGAGGGAAAAGGGAGCTCCTGTGAAGGCGCGCGCGGAAATCTCAAGAAGTTAGGATGGCATAAATATCGTCTTTTGGGAAATAATAGGATGAGAATATAGTTCCGATGGAGGGCGATATGAAAAAATACCGGATAGCCTTGGCTGTTTCCGCCGTGCTGGTCCTGCTCAGCGGATGCGGCAGCAGTAAAAAAGAATTGAACGCGTATATGAGCGAGCAGGATGAGATCATGGATGAGATGATGGAAAAGATGGATGATGTGGAGCCTTCCGGCTCGGCAGCCGCGACATTTTTGAATCAGATGATACCTCATCATCAGTCCGCTGTTAAAATGTCTCAGAGCTATCTGCAGCACGCGGGAGAAAAAGGTGAGTTCAAAGAGCTTGCGGAACAGATTATCAGCACTCAGGAAGATGAGATAAAACAGATGAGTGAAATGGCCGCAAGGATCTTGGACGAAGGAAAGGCGGACGAGGAGCAGGAGACTCTTTATCTGGAAGAATACGAAGGTATGATGAAAAGTCACCATATGGCTCATGACTCCCAGGCAAAAAGCCTTGACAGGGCTTTTGCGGAAGGGATGTCGATGCATCATCAGATGGCGGTAGATATGTCAAAAGCCATTCTGAACCATACCGATGAGGAAGAGGTGATCCGGCTGGCCAATGCCATCATCACCCAGCAGGAAAAAGAGATTCAGCAGATGGAACAAGAGAACGGCGGACACGCCCATTGATAAAAGCCGGAGGGTGAAGCCCCCCCGGCTTTTTGGTCAGACAGCTGGCTGGGCGAACGCCTGGCCCAGATCCTCCAGGATATCGTCGATATGCTCGGTGCCTATGGACAGGCGGATCGTATTCGGATGGATTCCCTGAGCGGAAAGCTCTTCTTCCGTAAGCTGGGAATGCGTGGTGGAGGCCGGATGAATCACCAGAGATTTCACGTCGGCTACGTTGGCAAGCAAAGAGAAAATCTCCAAGCGGTCAATGAAATCCTGTGCTTCTTTGGCTCCTCCCTTGATCTCAAAGGTGAATATGGAAACTCCGCCGTGGGGAAAGTACTTTTGATATAAGGCGTGGTGGGGATGATCGGGAAGAAACGGGTGGTTGACCTTTTCCACCTGCGGATGCCTGGAGAGGAAATCCACGACCTTCAGCGCGTTCGATACGTGACGTTCCACACGGAGAGAAAGGGTTTCCAGACCCTGAAGGAATAAAAAGGCATGGAGGGGGGCCAGAGTCGCGCCGGTATCTCTCAGGAGGATCGCTCGGATTTTAGTCACGAACGCGGCATTTCCGGCCGCCTTTGTAAAGCTGATTCCGTGATAGCTGGGGTTGGGTTCGGTGAGAGAAGGGAATTTGCCGCTGGCTTCCCAGTCGAACTTGCCGCTGTCGATGATCACGCCGCCGATGGCCGTACCGTGGCCTCCTATGAATTTAGTGGCGGAATGGACTACAATATCCGCGCCATATTCAAAGGGACGTACCAGAAAGGGAGTCGCGAAGGTGGAATCCACGACCAACGGAATCTTATGCTTGTGGGCCGCAGCGGCCACGGCTTCGATATCGATCAGAGTGGCGTTGGGGTTGCCGATCGTCTCAATGAATACTGCTTTTGTACGTTCGTTTATGGCATTTTCAAAAGCGTTCTCTTCATCCGCGTCCACGAAAACGGCGGTGATCCCGTATTGGGGAAGCGTATGCTCCAGCAGATTGTAAGTCCCGCCGTATATGGTTTTGGCAGAAACGATATTGTCCCCGGCCTGAGCAAGATTTAAAAAGGTATAGGTAATGGCCGCGGCTCCGGAGGCTACGCCCAGCGCGGCAGTGCCTCCCTCCAGCGCCGCCATGCGCTGTTCAAATACATCGACGGTGGAATTCGTCAGCCTGCCGTAGATATTGCCCGCGTCGGTGAGAGCGAAACGGGCCGCCGCATGGGCGGAATCCTTAAATACATAGGATGTGGTCTGATAAATAGGGACGGCCCTCGCGTCCGTGGCGGAGTCGGGGGCTTCTTGGCCTGCATGCAGCTGGATCGTTTCAAATCGGTAGGAATGTCTGTTCATAGTGAGCACCTCTTCAGCTTTCATTTCTATTCTCTTTTTTATGGATACGAAACATATCAAGCACATATAACCTATGGAATTGATATGCTTTACATATTACATAAGGATTTTTTCTTTGTCAAGTAAATTTATCCAGAAAAGTAAAATAAGTACTTTGTTACAATAGGGATTGACAGATCAAGATCAGAGTGATATCATAAAACCTATAAAATTGATAGGTTTAATAAGATAAAAGAAAGAGGAATCGTTATGAGACAGTCTAAAAAAAAGAAACGATGTTGCCGCTAAAAAGATTTCATAAGGGTACGGGAAACTGACAGAATATCATAATAGGAATGATCAGGAGGAATAACGAATGCGGACATTTGAAAGAATCACAGATTTAATCGGCGGAACGCCTCTCTTGGAGCTTAAGAATTATGAAAAGGAGCATGGGCTTTCGGCTACAATCCTCGCTAAGCTGGAATATTTCAATCCGGCGGGAAGCGTAAAGGACAGGATAGCGAGAGCCATGATTGATGATGCTGAGGCAAAGGGCCTCTTAAAGCCGGGGTCGGTGATCATTGAACCGACCAGCGGCAATACGGGGATCGGTCTTTCCGCGGTAGCGGCATCCAGGGGCTACCGGATCATTCTCACGATGCCGGACACCATGAGTGTAGAACGCCGCAGCCTGTTAAAGGCATACGGTGCGGAGCTGGTATTGACGGAGGGCATAAAAGGGATGAAGGGGGCCATCGCCAAAGCCGAGGAGCTGGCAGATGAAATAGAAGGAAGCTTTATACCCAGCCAGTTTTCCAATGGGGCAAATCCTGAGGTTCACCGGCAGACAACAGGACCGGAAATCTGGGCGGATACAGACGGCAAGGTAGATATTTTTGTGGCGGGCGTGGGTACCGGCGGAACCGTGACAGGCGTTGGAGAATATCTGAAATCGAAAAATCCGGATATCAAGGTCGTTGCCGTGGAGCCGACCGGTTCTCCTGTTCTATCCAAGGGGACCGCGGGGCCGCATAAAATACAGGGTATCGGCGCGGGCTTTGTGCCGGATACCCTGAACACGGAAATATATGATGAAATCATGCTGGTGGAGAACGAAGAAGCCTTTGAAGCAGGCAGGAGCCTAGCGAAAAATGAAGGAGTGCTTGTGGGCATTTCTTCCGGAGCGGCCGTATCGGCGGCCGCGGTACTGGCAAGACGTCCGGAAAACGCGGGCAAGATTATCGTGGCGCTGCTTCCGGATACCGGAGAACGGTATCTTTCTACTCCGATGTTTTCTGAATAGTTAAAAGCCAGGAGCTATATCATATAATCATTGCTGTACCGTTCTCTCTGCCGGTCTAAAAGGTCCTGCAGGGTGATGCTGTCCAGATATTCATTGATCACCCGGTTAAGCCCCTGCCATACGGAAAGCGTGGCACATTCGTCACAGCGGCTGCACTGATTTGGCTCATGGTCCAGACAGGCGACGGGAGAGAGGCTTCCCTCCGTGAGGCGCAGAATATCTCCCACCGTATATTTATCGGGGGATTTTGCCAGCCGGTATCCTCCCTGGAAACCGCGGCTGGCCTGGAGGATACCGGATTGATTCAGGATTGGGATAATCTGTTCCAAATATTTTTTAGAGATTCCCTGGCGGGCGGCAATATCTTTGAGCGCAGTGTATCCGTCATTTTGGCGCTCGGCGAGGTCCAGAAGCATACGCAGGGCGTAGCGGCCTTTAGTTGAAATTTTCATTTTTACACCTCCCAATATATTAACCATAATAACATGTATTTAGTAGGCTTTCAAGCCTGAGTGATTTGAGTCTCTGGCCATAATGAATATGAAAAAGCAGAAGGAAGGCGTCTATATGGATAGAACGGCCTTTCTTCTGCTTTTTTGTGGGGCAATATTGCGCAGAGTGTTATTTGCCCGAGATTTTTAATACTCCGGCGCTCAGCGCACGGTTTCTTTATACGCGATCAGAACGATTTTTTCTTTGGTCTCCTTCTCCAGCTCTTTTTCCAGGGCTTTGATTTTATCCAGGGTATTTGTTGAAACATCAGCTACATTGTACTCTTTGTGGTTTTCCATCGTTATCACCTCAGGCTTAGTATGCCTGGAACGGCGAAATTCATGCGAAAACAAGAATTTTCTAGTTTAGATGGAACGTAATAAAATCCTAACAAATTTTTAATGGGAAGCGTGCTATAATATAAGAAATATAAGCTGAAGGAGGATACGCATATGAAGATGATAATGGCGATCATCCACCACGAGGATGAAATGGATACGGTAAGATGCTTGAATGAGCAGAACTTTTTTGTGACAAAGCTGTCGACCACAGGCGGATTCCTGAAAGGAAAGAACACTACCATCATGATAGGTACGGAGGATGAACGGGTGGACGACGCGGTAAACGTCATCCGGGAAAATGCCGGAAAACGGAGGGCCATACGCTATGATAATTCCGGAAACCTGACGGGAGGCTCATATACGGGAATCAATATGCCGGTGCC belongs to Qiania dongpingensis and includes:
- a CDS encoding NAD(P)-dependent alcohol dehydrogenase, encoding MKGYAMLKIGESGWIEKERPKCGPMDAICKPLAIAICTSDVHTLWEGAIGERHNMILGHEGCAEVVEVGELVKDFKPGDRVLVPAITPDWNSLEAQAGYSMHSGGMLAGWKFSNFKDGVFSEFFHVNDADGNLALLPDNINTVDACMLSDMVPTGFHGVELADVQFGDTVLVIGIGPVGLMSVAGANFRGAARIIAVGTRPVCVEAAKGYGATDFVSYKNGPIAEQVLEMTGGKGVDKVVIAGGSVKTFSEAVKCLKPGGKIGNVNYLGSGEVIDIPRVEWGVGMGHKQINGGLMPGGRLRMEKLGALVSSGKLDLSPLSTHVFEGWEHVEEALFLMRDKPADLIKPVVKIED
- a CDS encoding CobW family GTP-binding protein, whose product is MKILVISGFLGAGKTTFIKALAKHTGKDFAILENEYGSVGVDGDTLKDSMDAGNVNIWEMAEGCICCSMKGDFTASVLTIANTVDPEYLVIEPTGVGMLSNIIQSLQEIEYERISLLAPVTIVDGHSYERYRREFPELYRDQIASARTIVASKMEQADAEERKVLGKKLREWNPDALIVTEHYSGMSSDWWNRLLESGYDGQVLKDAGANTEGMPDTFSLNGVSLESPERLILLMEQIVYGQFGDIFRAKGHLRAGGRMFRFDVADGQYSVMDMDTDQEGKAVFIGNDISRQKLRRVFFRRREKGAPVKARAEISRS
- a CDS encoding DUF305 domain-containing protein, whose translation is MKKYRIALAVSAVLVLLSGCGSSKKELNAYMSEQDEIMDEMMEKMDDVEPSGSAAATFLNQMIPHHQSAVKMSQSYLQHAGEKGEFKELAEQIISTQEDEIKQMSEMAARILDEGKADEEQETLYLEEYEGMMKSHHMAHDSQAKSLDRAFAEGMSMHHQMAVDMSKAILNHTDEEEVIRLANAIITQQEKEIQQMEQENGGHAH
- a CDS encoding O-acetylhomoserine aminocarboxypropyltransferase/cysteine synthase family protein; the encoded protein is MKAEEVLTMNRHSYRFETIQLHAGQEAPDSATDARAVPIYQTTSYVFKDSAHAAARFALTDAGNIYGRLTNSTVDVFEQRMAALEGGTAALGVASGAAAITYTFLNLAQAGDNIVSAKTIYGGTYNLLEHTLPQYGITAVFVDADEENAFENAINERTKAVFIETIGNPNATLIDIEAVAAAAHKHKIPLVVDSTFATPFLVRPFEYGADIVVHSATKFIGGHGTAIGGVIIDSGKFDWEASGKFPSLTEPNPSYHGISFTKAAGNAAFVTKIRAILLRDTGATLAPLHAFLFLQGLETLSLRVERHVSNALKVVDFLSRHPQVEKVNHPFLPDHPHHALYQKYFPHGGVSIFTFEIKGGAKEAQDFIDRLEIFSLLANVADVKSLVIHPASTTHSQLTEEELSAQGIHPNTIRLSIGTEHIDDILEDLGQAFAQPAV
- the cysK gene encoding cysteine synthase A; translated protein: MRTFERITDLIGGTPLLELKNYEKEHGLSATILAKLEYFNPAGSVKDRIARAMIDDAEAKGLLKPGSVIIEPTSGNTGIGLSAVAASRGYRIILTMPDTMSVERRSLLKAYGAELVLTEGIKGMKGAIAKAEELADEIEGSFIPSQFSNGANPEVHRQTTGPEIWADTDGKVDIFVAGVGTGGTVTGVGEYLKSKNPDIKVVAVEPTGSPVLSKGTAGPHKIQGIGAGFVPDTLNTEIYDEIMLVENEEAFEAGRSLAKNEGVLVGISSGAAVSAAAVLARRPENAGKIIVALLPDTGERYLSTPMFSE
- a CDS encoding RrF2 family transcriptional regulator, with the protein product MKISTKGRYALRMLLDLAERQNDGYTALKDIAARQGISKKYLEQIIPILNQSGILQASRGFQGGYRLAKSPDKYTVGDILRLTEGSLSPVACLDHEPNQCSRCDECATLSVWQGLNRVINEYLDSITLQDLLDRQRERYSNDYMI
- a CDS encoding cyclic-di-AMP receptor, giving the protein MKMIMAIIHHEDEMDTVRCLNEQNFFVTKLSTTGGFLKGKNTTIMIGTEDERVDDAVNVIRENAGKRRAIRYDNSGNLTGGSYTGINMPVPLEVEVGGCTIFEFPIDRIEKF